A genomic segment from Pollutimonas thiosulfatoxidans encodes:
- the zwf gene encoding glucose-6-phosphate dehydrogenase: MATTPAFDMVFFGGTGDLALRKLIPSLYQAHKAGALNDDGRIVALGRKAFGLQGYLALLEERVRPRLGVDYDELTWSSFIKRLHYQTLDAGNLPDFESLAALLGSDHGRVTVCYLATAPQLFIPICRQLAAIGLNHPNARVVLEKPLGHDLESSNAINAAVGQWFEENQIYRIDHYLGKESVQNLMAVRFGNTLFEPLWRREWIDNVQITIAEELGVEERGEFYDRTGALRDMLQSHLLQLLCIVAMEPPASLSEDAIRDEKLKVLKSLKPFTPEDVLSKTVRGQYRSGAIKGMPVAGYRDEHKVAPDSNTETFVAMQAEVSNWRWAGVPFFLRTGKRMQERVAEIVINFRDVPHALFPMPIGLHSANRLVIRLQPKESVRLYFLAKEPGDAMNLQSTYLNLDFHTMFQARWADAYERLLLDVIRGRLALFMRRDEQAEAWCWVEPILACWAQHAIAPKTYTAGSWGPAASSGLLSRAGIVWHEES, encoded by the coding sequence ATGGCCACTACCCCCGCCTTCGACATGGTCTTCTTTGGCGGAACGGGCGATCTGGCTCTGCGCAAACTCATCCCCTCTCTTTATCAGGCCCATAAGGCGGGCGCCCTGAACGACGATGGCCGCATCGTCGCCTTGGGCCGGAAAGCGTTCGGCCTGCAGGGCTACCTGGCGCTGCTGGAGGAACGGGTAAGGCCGCGCCTGGGCGTGGACTACGATGAACTGACCTGGAGCAGCTTCATCAAACGGCTGCATTACCAGACACTGGACGCCGGCAATCTGCCGGACTTCGAGTCGCTGGCGGCCCTGCTCGGTTCGGATCATGGCCGCGTCACCGTTTGCTACCTGGCGACAGCCCCGCAGCTATTCATACCGATTTGCCGTCAATTGGCAGCCATAGGTCTTAATCATCCTAACGCGCGCGTGGTGCTGGAAAAGCCATTGGGACACGACCTGGAATCGTCCAACGCGATCAACGCCGCCGTTGGCCAGTGGTTTGAGGAGAACCAGATCTATCGCATCGATCACTACCTGGGCAAGGAGTCGGTGCAGAACCTGATGGCGGTGCGCTTCGGTAATACCCTGTTCGAACCCCTGTGGCGACGCGAGTGGATAGACAACGTCCAGATCACCATCGCGGAAGAACTGGGCGTGGAAGAACGCGGCGAGTTCTACGATCGCACGGGCGCCCTACGCGACATGCTTCAAAGCCATTTGCTGCAGTTACTGTGCATCGTGGCCATGGAGCCACCGGCCAGTCTGTCGGAAGATGCGATACGCGACGAAAAACTCAAGGTACTGAAATCGCTCAAGCCTTTCACCCCTGAAGACGTGCTGAGCAAAACCGTCCGGGGGCAGTACCGCAGCGGTGCCATCAAGGGCATGCCGGTGGCGGGCTATCGCGACGAACACAAGGTGGCCCCGGACAGCAACACCGAGACCTTCGTCGCCATGCAGGCAGAAGTTTCCAACTGGCGTTGGGCGGGTGTGCCGTTCTTTTTGCGCACGGGTAAACGGATGCAGGAGCGCGTCGCCGAGATCGTGATCAACTTTCGCGATGTGCCCCATGCCTTGTTCCCCATGCCAATAGGCCTGCATTCGGCCAATCGCCTGGTGATCCGACTGCAGCCCAAGGAAAGCGTGCGCCTGTATTTCCTTGCCAAAGAACCCGGCGACGCCATGAACCTGCAGTCCACCTATTTGAATCTGGACTTCCATACCATGTTCCAGGCGCGATGGGCTGACGCCTACGAGCGCTTGTTGCTGGACGTCATACGCGGCCGCCTGGCCTTGTTCATGCGGCGAGACGAACAGGCGGAAGCCTGGTGCTGGGTCGAACCCATACTGGCCTGCTGGGCGCAGCATGCCATCGCACCTAAAACCTATACTGCCGGCAGTTGGGGGCCAGCCGCATCCAGCGGCCTGCTCTCGCGCGCCGGCATCGTATGGCATGAAGAGAGCTGA
- the pgl gene encoding 6-phosphogluconolactonase, with protein sequence MWHEFTSSADCVDAMVRDIGKQLQREVNETGTATLAVSGGRSPIPLFQALAQTELPWRQITVALVDERHVPLDHPDSNEKLVRSYLLQNKAAQAKFAGLVSDPDDIAASVSQANTQRNDLTMVILGMGDDGHTASLFPEAPQLAQGLAPDQVKRYLHMTPGTAAHERISMTLAAMLGSKRIVLAIAGEHKRRVYEAAAQQVTRTLPISYVIAQKGVPLDVYWHP encoded by the coding sequence ATGTGGCATGAATTTACATCCAGCGCGGACTGCGTCGACGCCATGGTGCGTGACATCGGCAAGCAGCTGCAGCGCGAAGTCAACGAAACCGGAACCGCCACCTTGGCGGTGTCGGGCGGACGCTCACCCATTCCATTGTTCCAGGCGCTGGCACAGACCGAGCTGCCCTGGCGGCAGATCACTGTTGCGCTGGTCGACGAGCGACACGTGCCGCTTGACCATCCGGACAGCAACGAGAAACTGGTACGCAGCTATTTGCTGCAAAACAAGGCGGCCCAGGCGAAATTTGCGGGACTGGTAAGCGACCCCGACGACATCGCGGCCAGCGTGTCCCAGGCCAATACACAGCGCAATGATCTAACGATGGTGATTTTGGGCATGGGCGACGACGGCCATACGGCCTCGCTGTTCCCCGAGGCGCCGCAGTTGGCGCAAGGGCTTGCGCCAGATCAGGTCAAACGCTATCTGCATATGACGCCTGGGACGGCCGCGCATGAGCGCATCAGCATGACGCTTGCGGCAATGCTGGGCAGCAAACGGATAGTGCTGGCCATCGCTGGCGAGCACAAGCGACGTGTTTACGAAGCAGCCGCCCAACAAGTCACACGAACGCTGCCCATCAGCTATGTCATTGCCCAGAAGGGAGTTCCCCTAGATGTCTATTGGCATCCCTGA
- a CDS encoding glucokinase — translation MSIGIPERPPRLIADIGGTHARFALCTSILDISHVSVLAVADFASITEAIRHYLATHGNPAILEAAIGIANPVLGDHIQMTNFPWEFSIETARRTLGLNSLHVINDFTALALALPHLDAANLVPVGGGCSVPGTPLGVLGPGTGLGVSALVPTQSGGWAPLAAEGGHVSFAPADERELMLWQAARQAHGHVSMERMLSGPGLEFIYNTLCRHHDREPRLQTAAAISRDGMDGADDLSRWALDAFCAILGTAASDLAVTLGARAGIYIGGGIVPKLGSYFLQSPFRQRFEDKGRFSAYLAAIPVFVITDDHPALLGAAAYLDAYLND, via the coding sequence ATGTCTATTGGCATCCCTGAGCGGCCGCCGCGCCTGATTGCCGATATTGGCGGCACGCACGCGCGCTTCGCGCTGTGCACCTCCATACTCGACATCTCGCATGTCAGTGTCCTGGCTGTCGCGGACTTCGCTTCCATTACGGAGGCCATCCGGCACTACCTGGCCACCCATGGCAACCCGGCCATTCTGGAAGCCGCCATCGGTATCGCCAACCCGGTACTGGGCGACCATATCCAGATGACGAACTTCCCTTGGGAGTTCTCGATAGAAACGGCGCGCCGGACGCTGGGCCTGAACAGCTTGCATGTCATCAATGACTTCACCGCATTGGCGTTAGCGCTGCCCCACCTGGACGCCGCAAACCTGGTACCTGTTGGCGGCGGATGCAGTGTGCCGGGCACGCCGCTGGGCGTACTGGGTCCGGGTACCGGCTTGGGCGTCTCTGCACTTGTCCCCACCCAATCCGGCGGATGGGCACCCTTGGCCGCCGAAGGCGGGCATGTCAGCTTCGCGCCGGCTGATGAGCGCGAACTTATGCTCTGGCAAGCTGCACGGCAAGCCCACGGCCATGTATCCATGGAGCGCATGCTGTCGGGCCCGGGGCTAGAGTTCATCTACAACACCCTATGCCGCCACCATGATCGCGAGCCGCGCCTGCAAACCGCCGCCGCCATCAGCCGCGACGGCATGGACGGCGCGGACGATCTCAGTCGCTGGGCGCTGGACGCCTTTTGCGCCATCCTTGGCACAGCCGCCAGCGACCTGGCCGTCACCTTGGGGGCACGGGCTGGCATTTATATCGGTGGCGGCATTGTGCCCAAGCTGGGCAGCTACTTCCTGCAGTCGCCCTTCCGTCAGCGCTTCGAAGACAAGGGAAGGTTCTCGGCTTATCTGGCCGCCATCCCCGTCTTCGTCATCACCGACGATCATCCCGCACTGCTTGGTGCCGCCGCTTATCTGGACGCCTATCTGAATGACTAA
- a CDS encoding SIS domain-containing protein yields MTNPLLAKIEQQLPMFSTAERKVAQLILEQTHGVAKSALGDVAHLAQVSEPTVIRFCRSMGYRGWPDFKIKLAAGLMAGVPYVHSSLREDDGTAVLAAKVLDNAVSAFLRVRNEINADHLDAAIDLIAAARRVEFYGVGNSGIVASDAQHKFFRLDLCTVAYSDSHVQLMAASLLGPRDVLVAISHSGRSRALLDAVKVALKNGSPVVAITASGTPLAEMATVMLRADTQEDTEVYSPMISRLVHLALIDVLALGVALRRGKEASRTLEKTKKSLAQARQA; encoded by the coding sequence ATGACTAATCCCTTGCTGGCAAAAATCGAGCAGCAATTGCCCATGTTCAGCACGGCAGAGCGCAAGGTGGCCCAGTTGATTCTGGAGCAGACCCACGGCGTGGCCAAATCTGCGCTGGGCGATGTTGCGCATCTGGCACAGGTGAGCGAACCCACGGTCATACGATTCTGCCGTTCCATGGGTTACCGCGGCTGGCCCGACTTCAAGATCAAGCTGGCAGCCGGCCTGATGGCGGGCGTACCCTACGTGCACTCTTCGCTGCGCGAAGACGATGGAACAGCGGTGCTGGCGGCCAAGGTGCTGGACAACGCCGTGTCCGCGTTCTTGCGCGTGCGCAATGAGATCAATGCCGACCATCTGGACGCGGCCATCGACCTGATCGCCGCCGCCCGCCGGGTCGAGTTCTACGGCGTGGGTAATTCCGGCATCGTGGCAAGCGATGCTCAGCATAAGTTTTTTCGGCTGGACCTCTGCACCGTGGCGTATTCGGACAGCCATGTGCAATTGATGGCGGCCTCGCTGCTGGGGCCGCGCGACGTCCTGGTTGCGATTTCGCATTCAGGTCGCTCACGTGCTTTGCTGGACGCCGTCAAGGTGGCCCTGAAAAACGGCAGCCCGGTTGTCGCCATCACTGCATCGGGCACGCCGCTGGCCGAAATGGCAACAGTGATGCTGCGCGCCGACACGCAGGAAGACACCGAAGTCTACAGTCCCATGATCTCGCGCCTGGTCCATCTGGCCCTGATCGATGTGCTGGCATTGGGGGTTGCCCTGAGGCGCGGCAAGGAAGCCAGCCGCACACTGGAAAAAACCAAGAAGAGCCTGGCACAAGCGCGCCAGGCTTGA